A genomic stretch from Deinococcus radiotolerans includes:
- a CDS encoding DEAD/DEAH box helicase, with product MEATTRERTTKVFQFLQEFTGLKYKPQRTSDNDSLLWLHSLPQEPEVTNAARLTEREVTPDEWLVLRKPKFRPAPMVPAELTDWLTSPVGQPDRPPVVLTQRVITTVIPDDDLQPQQIQETLFLEDDAQALAAWGRYEREWHAWAAEERRARTVQDRYSQLFDFHQKLESFGETYELRLGLGYLAWRTPGGSEVRRHLLTARAALTFDALRGVLTVTAAGDGARTTLEQDMLDADERPLAQVQDHIHQALAESGEEVWSATILPQLLEAWVNAAGERGSYLPELTPPRGAPADPTVHWAPALILRRRGERSLVAAYADIVRQAGQLDTIPEPLRRFVEVSNEPPGRGMSGTSGGQRATEVYFPLPANDAQLEIIRRLERQPGVLVQGPPGTGKSHTIVNLVSHLLATDQRVLVTSHTARALKVLRDKFPAELAALCVTHLRGEEGAKATLERSVQEITQRSAHREPETRETARLNALSYELEKARKEEDTLLDDLRRIRQGEVGDLNLEGYLGSAQETGARLRAQEAQFGWLTELGNPVQSAPLTDAQALRLLALLREFTAEEETELAQHWNGRDTLLAPETFLQFVREEAEAVTTSDRHAGGRAHLGFATLQDTAPDVRRALLDALRELSRAVQTIHAGPDAWLIGAVAATLKGQAGLWQEVRAQTDAHLPSLLTHGDWLEETAVSGLGTRDPQTVQADAETVLAHLRAGGGWGNFLMKPAAVKTRQYLREEVRVGGRAADTPEVLEALLQHFRLHQRLAGLETLWKEVGLPVSGSMKRRLLALREAQEALTRLDELQDRLTEARTATRSVAGLPEPRWWDSAELDRLTAGVQAASAEATATARRQVLNDLLPALEGLALRPDTHPVTRELIKAVQTRDPDAYSQAHRRVLHLTARKQLLEERDQLMATLRRTAPTLADELRTQPEDAVWDERLRSLEAAWRWLRADAELARLSNPDTEVDVRQRLAACRQRIRDTLRDLATHRAWVNTLNRLTQREQQGLVRWQRAMKSLGKGTGKHAERHRQTARAALEEARTAIPAWIMPLHLVGETFTLRPGMFDVVIVDEASQAGPESLFLTFIAKKIIIVGDDKQIEPEGVGLQTDRLDALVGRYLTGLPAPEILGERKASLFGFGAYTYADRISLREHFRCMPEIIKFSSELSYEDQPLIALRQFGADRLAPLVARHVTDGYTVPRGDKTNPAEARAIVDQIKACILDPRYRDADGRAKTIGVVSLVGDTQAEEIAALLRAEVSERELEERKVVCGNA from the coding sequence ACGCAAAGGGTCATCACCACGGTCATTCCGGACGATGATCTGCAGCCTCAGCAGATTCAGGAAACCCTGTTTCTCGAGGACGACGCGCAGGCGCTGGCGGCCTGGGGGCGGTACGAGCGGGAATGGCATGCCTGGGCTGCCGAGGAGCGCCGGGCCCGGACGGTTCAGGACCGGTACTCCCAGCTGTTCGACTTTCATCAGAAGCTGGAGTCGTTCGGAGAAACCTACGAGCTGCGCCTGGGGCTCGGGTACCTGGCCTGGCGCACGCCTGGGGGCTCCGAGGTGCGCCGCCACCTGCTCACGGCGCGCGCGGCCCTGACGTTCGACGCCCTGAGGGGGGTCCTGACCGTGACCGCGGCCGGGGACGGTGCCAGAACGACCCTTGAGCAGGACATGCTCGACGCCGATGAGCGGCCCCTGGCACAGGTCCAGGACCATATTCATCAGGCCCTCGCAGAGTCTGGTGAGGAGGTCTGGAGCGCCACGATCCTCCCTCAACTGCTTGAGGCGTGGGTGAACGCGGCGGGAGAGCGCGGCTCATATCTTCCGGAACTGACTCCTCCTCGCGGGGCTCCAGCCGATCCCACCGTCCACTGGGCACCTGCCCTGATCCTGCGCCGCCGGGGCGAACGGAGTCTGGTGGCCGCGTACGCCGACATCGTCCGCCAGGCGGGACAGCTCGACACGATTCCCGAACCGCTTCGCCGCTTCGTCGAGGTGTCGAACGAGCCCCCTGGCCGTGGCATGAGCGGCACCTCAGGGGGCCAGCGCGCCACCGAGGTGTACTTTCCCCTGCCGGCCAACGACGCCCAGTTGGAGATCATTCGCAGGCTCGAGCGCCAGCCCGGCGTCCTGGTGCAGGGCCCCCCAGGAACCGGCAAGTCCCACACCATCGTCAACCTCGTCTCCCACCTGCTGGCCACCGACCAGCGGGTGCTGGTGACGAGCCACACCGCCCGCGCCCTCAAGGTGCTGCGGGACAAGTTCCCGGCAGAGCTGGCCGCCCTGTGCGTGACGCATCTGCGCGGCGAGGAGGGCGCCAAGGCCACCCTCGAGCGCTCGGTGCAGGAGATCACGCAGCGTTCGGCCCACCGGGAGCCGGAGACCCGCGAAACGGCCCGCCTGAATGCCCTCTCGTACGAGCTGGAGAAGGCACGAAAGGAAGAGGACACCCTGCTGGACGACCTGCGGCGCATCCGCCAGGGTGAAGTCGGCGACCTGAACCTGGAAGGCTACCTGGGCAGCGCTCAGGAGACCGGGGCACGTCTGCGCGCTCAGGAAGCGCAGTTCGGGTGGCTCACGGAACTCGGCAATCCGGTGCAGAGCGCGCCGCTGACCGACGCCCAGGCGCTGAGACTGCTGGCCCTGCTGCGCGAGTTCACGGCGGAAGAAGAGACGGAACTCGCGCAGCACTGGAACGGCCGGGACACGCTGCTGGCTCCTGAAACGTTCCTTCAGTTCGTGCGTGAGGAAGCCGAAGCGGTCACCACCTCGGACCGCCATGCGGGCGGGCGCGCCCACCTGGGCTTCGCCACCTTGCAGGACACGGCCCCGGACGTTCGCCGGGCGCTGCTGGACGCGCTGCGGGAGCTGTCCCGCGCCGTGCAGACGATTCACGCCGGCCCCGACGCCTGGCTGATCGGCGCCGTCGCGGCCACCCTCAAGGGTCAGGCCGGGCTGTGGCAGGAGGTGCGCGCCCAGACCGATGCCCATCTGCCGTCGCTGCTGACGCACGGCGACTGGTTGGAGGAGACAGCAGTGAGCGGGCTGGGCACCCGGGACCCTCAGACCGTCCAGGCCGACGCCGAGACGGTGCTCGCCCACCTGCGGGCCGGAGGAGGTTGGGGCAACTTCCTGATGAAGCCGGCGGCCGTAAAGACCCGGCAGTACCTGCGTGAGGAAGTCAGGGTCGGGGGACGCGCGGCCGACACCCCCGAAGTACTTGAAGCCCTGCTCCAGCACTTCAGGCTTCATCAGCGTCTCGCAGGACTGGAGACGCTCTGGAAGGAGGTCGGGCTGCCGGTCTCCGGTTCGATGAAGCGCCGCCTGCTGGCCCTTCGTGAGGCGCAGGAAGCGCTGACGCGCCTGGATGAGCTTCAGGACCGCCTGACCGAGGCCAGAACGGCCACGCGGTCGGTCGCCGGCCTGCCTGAGCCGCGCTGGTGGGACAGCGCTGAGCTGGACCGCCTCACGGCAGGGGTTCAGGCGGCCAGTGCGGAGGCCACCGCCACAGCCCGGCGGCAGGTGCTGAATGATCTGCTCCCGGCCCTCGAAGGCCTGGCCCTGCGGCCGGATACCCATCCGGTGACCCGCGAACTCATCAAAGCCGTCCAGACCCGGGATCCCGACGCGTACAGCCAGGCCCACCGGCGCGTCCTCCACCTGACCGCACGCAAGCAGCTCCTGGAGGAACGCGACCAATTGATGGCCACCCTGCGCCGGACGGCACCGACCCTGGCCGACGAGCTCCGCACTCAGCCGGAGGACGCGGTGTGGGATGAACGCCTGAGGAGCCTCGAGGCAGCGTGGCGGTGGCTGCGCGCGGACGCCGAGCTCGCACGGCTGTCCAACCCGGACACCGAAGTTGATGTCCGCCAGCGTCTGGCGGCCTGCCGACAGCGAATCCGCGACACCCTGCGTGACCTCGCCACCCACCGGGCCTGGGTGAACACCCTGAACCGCCTGACCCAGCGTGAGCAGCAGGGCCTGGTGCGCTGGCAGCGCGCCATGAAAAGCCTCGGGAAGGGCACCGGGAAGCACGCGGAGCGTCACCGCCAGACGGCCCGCGCCGCGCTGGAAGAGGCCCGCACCGCCATCCCCGCGTGGATCATGCCGCTGCACCTGGTCGGTGAGACGTTCACGCTGCGCCCCGGCATGTTCGATGTGGTGATCGTGGACGAGGCCAGTCAGGCCGGACCTGAAAGCCTTTTCCTGACGTTCATCGCCAAGAAGATCATCATCGTCGGGGACGACAAGCAGATCGAGCCGGAAGGCGTCGGCCTGCAGACCGATCGCCTGGACGCCCTGGTCGGCCGTTATCTCACCGGGCTCCCGGCCCCCGAGATTCTGGGGGAGCGCAAGGCCAGCCTGTTCGGGTTCGGCGCCTACACCTACGCCGACCGCATCAGCCTGCGGGAGCACTTCCGATGCATGCCGGAGATCATCAAATTCTCCAGCGAGCTCAGTTACGAGGACCAGCCGCTGATCGCCCTGCGCCAGTTCGGAGCAGACCGGCTCGCACCGCTGGTGGCGCGGCACGTGACCGACGGCTACACCGTCCCGCGGGGCGACAAGACGAACCCGGCCGAGGCGCGGGCCATCGTGGACCAGATCAAGGCCTGCATCCTTGACCCGCGCTACCGGGACGCGGACGGCCGGGCGAAAACCATCGGCGTGGTCAGTCTGGTCGGGGACACGCAGGCCGAGGAGATCGCGGCGCTGCTCCGGGCCGAAGTCTCCGAACGGGAGCTTGAAGAGCGCAAGGTCGTGTGCGGGAACGCCTAG